A single Paenibacillus kribbensis DNA region contains:
- a CDS encoding manganese-dependent inorganic pyrophosphatase, translated as MLAKTLIFGHKNPDTDTICSAIAYAHLKTKLGADVEPVRLGEVNGETQYALDYFKVSAPRLVEQVAEETDSVILVDHNERQQSAVDIDKVTVTEVIDHHRIANFETSQPLYFRAEPVGCTATILNKLYKENGVAVPKEIAGLMLSAIISDSLLFKSPTCTDQDVAAARELAEIAGVDADRYGFDLLKAGADLSGHTIEQLVSLDAKEFQMNGRKVEIAQVNAVDVNDVLSRQAELEAALSQTIEAKNLDLFLFVVTDIVNSDSIGIALGSQAQAVEKAYNVQLDDNKAVLKGVVSRKSQIVPVLTDAFNSL; from the coding sequence ATGTTGGCAAAAACGTTGATTTTCGGGCATAAAAATCCGGATACGGATACCATTTGCTCAGCTATTGCTTATGCACATTTGAAAACCAAACTGGGTGCGGACGTAGAGCCGGTCCGTCTGGGTGAGGTAAACGGGGAAACGCAGTATGCACTGGATTATTTCAAAGTGAGCGCACCGCGTCTGGTTGAGCAGGTTGCTGAAGAAACGGACAGCGTCATTCTGGTCGATCATAATGAACGCCAGCAAAGTGCTGTTGATATTGACAAAGTAACGGTAACTGAAGTCATCGACCATCACCGGATCGCTAACTTTGAAACAAGCCAGCCGTTATACTTCCGTGCTGAACCTGTGGGCTGCACCGCTACCATTTTGAACAAGCTTTACAAGGAAAACGGTGTTGCGGTTCCGAAAGAAATCGCAGGTTTGATGTTGTCGGCGATCATTTCGGATTCCCTGCTGTTCAAATCCCCAACCTGCACCGATCAAGACGTAGCTGCTGCTCGTGAGCTGGCTGAAATTGCTGGTGTAGATGCAGATCGTTACGGTTTTGATTTGCTTAAAGCGGGTGCTGATTTGAGCGGTCACACGATTGAGCAGCTGGTAAGTCTGGATGCAAAGGAATTCCAGATGAACGGACGCAAAGTGGAAATTGCACAGGTGAACGCGGTAGACGTGAACGACGTGTTATCCCGCCAAGCTGAACTGGAAGCTGCCTTGTCCCAAACCATTGAAGCCAAAAACCTGGATCTGTTCCTGTTCGTCGTAACGGATATCGTGAACAGTGATTCCATTGGTATTGCGCTGGGAAGCCAGGCACAAGCGGTTGAAAAAGCCTACAATGTGCAGCTGGACGACAACAAAGCTGTTCTGAAAGGCGTTGTATCCCGCAAATCGCAAATCGTCCCTGTATTGACAGACGCCTTTAACAGTCTGTAA
- a CDS encoding glycosyltransferase family 39 protein, with the protein MIKKWFKSRADIPLIIIMLISAFLNGYNIWQDKYVNTYYTTAVASMLENFHNFFFASLDSAGSVTVDKPPVVFWIQTASAYIFGLHGWSVILPQALAQVGSVLLVYLLVKPSFGTMAARLAAFAMATTPIAVAVSRTNNIDAMLVFTLLLATWLLFRGIKNSKTGLILAAFAVVGIAFNEKMLQAYMIVPALGLFYLLASKFNWKRKAVTLAGSAVVLLIVSLSWAVVVDSTPADQRPYMGSSGTNSVLNLAFGYNGLSRLTGDQGTGGGRGGQRSEWKQNATTNSSSTNSEQTQTATPSGDATATGDAATNNTAAGGFGAGGQMPPGGFGGNGQGGPGDGQGGPGGPGGGPGGNSGGGMFGTGEKGPLRLFQSALSGQASWLLPFALIASIGLLASIRRRNITQKHREIIFWLAWLLPVAAFFSVAGFFHHYYLIMLAPPISALFGAGFVELWQQYRERSSWLSWLLPAAVLATSVFGWFVLQNYNDTIGSGWSIAVLILGIVGTALLVIARLKSEKLTKFAVITSVLAMFIGPVYWALTPITYGGNSMIPQAGPTQFGGGGGGGGGMPGRNDGNRGQSANGQQAEGTQTSTDTEQRSSARSRGMGGPNGSQSLDQKTLSYLQQHNTGETYLFAASNYSTAAPYMIEAGQKVIIMNGFVSSDPVYTVDKIKALVESGQVKYFMINGGGGGGPDSGNSEVTTWIKDHGKVIPTDEWKTTTGEASTDVQASDSGSDKTNSNSNAQDGQGGPGGDERGGSGTLYEITL; encoded by the coding sequence ATGATTAAGAAATGGTTTAAAAGCAGGGCGGATATCCCCCTGATCATCATCATGTTGATATCTGCATTTTTGAACGGATACAACATCTGGCAAGACAAATACGTCAACACCTACTACACGACGGCCGTAGCGAGCATGCTAGAGAACTTTCACAACTTCTTCTTCGCCTCACTCGATTCTGCCGGATCGGTAACGGTAGACAAACCGCCAGTCGTGTTCTGGATTCAGACCGCGAGCGCCTACATATTCGGGCTGCACGGCTGGAGCGTTATTTTGCCGCAAGCGCTGGCTCAGGTCGGGTCGGTATTGCTCGTTTACCTGCTCGTGAAACCGAGCTTCGGTACGATGGCTGCTCGATTGGCCGCCTTCGCCATGGCAACTACACCGATAGCAGTAGCGGTCAGCCGCACAAATAACATCGACGCTATGCTGGTGTTCACCTTGCTACTTGCCACATGGCTTTTGTTCAGAGGCATCAAAAATAGCAAAACCGGGCTGATCCTCGCGGCTTTCGCAGTCGTAGGCATTGCCTTTAATGAAAAAATGCTGCAAGCCTATATGATCGTTCCCGCTTTGGGATTGTTTTATCTACTGGCCTCCAAGTTTAACTGGAAGCGTAAAGCGGTAACCCTGGCAGGATCGGCAGTGGTTCTTCTGATCGTATCGCTCTCTTGGGCAGTTGTGGTGGACTCCACTCCGGCAGACCAACGCCCTTATATGGGAAGCAGCGGTACAAACTCTGTACTGAATTTGGCCTTTGGCTATAACGGCCTGTCCCGTCTGACAGGAGATCAGGGAACAGGCGGTGGACGTGGTGGCCAGCGCTCGGAGTGGAAGCAAAACGCCACAACCAATAGCAGCAGTACAAATTCGGAGCAGACTCAGACAGCTACACCATCGGGTGATGCTACAGCAACTGGCGACGCTGCTACTAACAACACGGCAGCAGGTGGATTCGGTGCAGGTGGCCAAATGCCGCCGGGCGGATTTGGCGGCAACGGGCAAGGCGGTCCTGGCGACGGGCAAGGTGGACCTGGTGGTCCTGGTGGTGGACCGGGCGGGAATTCCGGTGGTGGCATGTTCGGCACTGGTGAAAAGGGGCCTTTACGGTTATTCCAATCTGCCTTGTCAGGTCAGGCCAGCTGGCTGCTTCCATTCGCATTGATTGCTTCGATCGGACTGCTGGCAAGCATTCGTCGTCGCAATATAACCCAGAAGCACAGAGAGATCATCTTCTGGCTGGCCTGGCTCCTTCCTGTCGCTGCATTTTTCAGCGTAGCCGGCTTCTTTCATCATTATTACCTGATTATGCTCGCACCACCGATTTCAGCGCTCTTTGGAGCTGGATTCGTAGAATTGTGGCAGCAGTATCGCGAGCGTTCCAGCTGGCTCTCCTGGCTGTTACCGGCAGCGGTATTGGCAACCTCGGTATTTGGCTGGTTTGTTTTGCAAAATTACAACGATACCATTGGCAGCGGCTGGTCCATCGCGGTATTAATCTTGGGGATCGTTGGCACAGCGTTACTGGTAATAGCACGACTGAAATCAGAGAAGCTGACGAAATTTGCCGTCATTACAAGTGTACTCGCAATGTTCATCGGCCCTGTGTACTGGGCATTGACACCGATCACCTACGGGGGGAACAGCATGATTCCACAAGCAGGGCCGACTCAATTTGGCGGTGGCGGTGGCGGTGGTGGCGGAATGCCAGGCCGCAATGATGGCAATCGAGGCCAAAGCGCCAATGGACAACAAGCTGAAGGAACTCAAACAAGCACAGACACAGAACAGAGATCTTCTGCCCGCTCCAGAGGAATGGGTGGACCGAACGGAAGTCAAAGCTTAGATCAAAAAACGTTGAGCTATTTGCAACAGCATAACACAGGTGAAACCTACCTTTTCGCAGCAAGCAATTATTCAACAGCCGCTCCTTACATGATTGAAGCCGGACAAAAAGTGATTATTATGAACGGCTTTGTATCCTCCGATCCGGTGTATACCGTCGACAAGATCAAGGCGCTGGTCGAAAGCGGTCAGGTGAAATACTTCATGATCAATGGTGGAGGCGGCGGTGGACCAGACAGCGGCAACTCCGAAGTCACCACATGGATCAAAGATCATGGCAAAGTAATCCCTACAGATGAGTGGAAAACAACAACTGGCGAAGCAAGTACAGATGTTCAGGCATCCGACAGCGGAAGCGACAAAACGAACAGCAATTCAAATGCTCAGGATGGCCAAGGTGGACCTGGCGGAGACGAGCGTGGCGGAAGCGGTACTTTATACGAAATCACATTATAA
- a CDS encoding S8 family serine peptidase has product MKKPIVLRKIPVVSLALALTVSLSLPSISSAATADLQIGSFLKAQEALTVEAAPAFISPELSTDSSRQVRVIVQLDGEPIAVDKYAARSVARAFTAQSEQKAEAAIDTEQTTFVDEAAEHGISLQVNYQYNTVLNGLEVTLPANKIPELAKLPGVKSIHENKTYYSIPVQDPPTLTANEATYDNAPLDQIGVPEAWAKGLTGEGIKVGVIDTGIDYEHPDLKAAYKGGYDSFEQDNDPYEEPLLDKENDPYGTGFSGTTHGTHVSGTIAGQAANTSSEIVQKGIAYKSDLYVYKVLGRNAKTGRSSGSSAQVIDGIERAVKDGMNVINLSLGSDSEKDPNSPDSIAINNAVLSGVVAVVANGNAAQEGPYFYSMGSPATSQLAISVGAATSPSHSYSNRASVNFSTYGNDGKLMTVTSDTYYNLNTMSWQTFHEDFASILGTEPLELVYANLGYPDDFTSKDVQGKVVIVSRGALGFVDKIANAQQNGAKAIIIFNGQPKSDDSTQANLNEAIPGYDGYINSNQGDGVDYIPTFDMIGKEGRALARQIIESQNSKQKFFISFGKDYIRTDNAGNTMAAFSSRGPNGDELLSIKPDVSAPGVGIMSTYPAFAKFYPDASYEHAYKRSNGTSMASPHVAGLAVLLKQQHPNWTPFDIRAALANTSVTLFNEDKIQYDVYSQGAGLVNIANAIQTPALLETVEKITILDKNFNRQEVVNYNPSASFGVMRPGSDAKQIQLQLKNLSASPVKYEASYILHKNVTSDPTKPIATPDVSNIAVQLQGVGANGAISAEPGKSQPFFLSVQPNSGAATGVYEGEVMLKSAGLPTLHLPFVVHVGKENPATGFGLQDLSINNPIIYPNRTTTQRSADLTFRLTTDKTNQIGLYIYGLDDKLIGQINGITTTKEQGANARLKQGAYSFNNIDGSYVEFDSNGMPVLDASGQLAIQHLKDGVYKLEVSAPELNAKGEVESNTNGPKFFTAMISIRVDNTSSGSSGGGGGGGGGRSNTTPSAAANTSTPVATSAPSLQTVVKQGQAVKAVTTAVAVNNNVQSLTVTDADLQAAVTAAGSSPAAIVLSAASQAGQTTKAALTSAQLATLGKAPAGSSLIVSHTGSSLALPISVLKNAPAGAGIEVVISSQAQDSSAFTDKLKGLTVIGTPVGFEANVITGGKSQPLKIAPGQFITRSFTVPGQIEPSTAGVLYTANGNIYPVPSVFTKQADGSTVVKVSRPGFSTYAAATRPVSFEDISTSYAQSEIQSLANKLLINGTTDTTFSPKKNVTRAEFAALTTRALGLTPGTAAPFSDIPAGSWYTGDVAAAYEAGLITGRNSDKFDPNANISRQEIAVILGKAVDLLQIKAPVDGPARTPYHDASSFAGYAKDSIEKVSAAGIINGETIQNSSYFKPNAPTTREASAKVLHVLLQKAALIN; this is encoded by the coding sequence TTGAAAAAGCCGATCGTTTTGAGAAAGATACCTGTCGTATCACTCGCTCTTGCCTTGACGGTAAGCTTGTCTCTGCCGTCTATCAGCTCTGCTGCTACCGCAGATCTGCAAATCGGTTCGTTTTTGAAAGCCCAGGAGGCATTGACAGTCGAGGCAGCTCCGGCCTTCATCTCGCCAGAGCTGAGCACGGATTCTTCCCGCCAGGTCAGGGTCATTGTGCAGCTTGATGGTGAGCCTATAGCCGTGGACAAGTACGCCGCACGGTCAGTCGCCCGAGCCTTCACTGCCCAGTCTGAGCAAAAAGCCGAAGCCGCTATTGACACGGAACAAACCACATTCGTGGACGAAGCCGCAGAGCACGGTATTTCTCTTCAGGTGAATTACCAATACAACACGGTGCTTAATGGCTTGGAGGTCACGCTGCCAGCCAATAAAATTCCTGAACTGGCTAAACTGCCAGGCGTAAAGTCCATTCACGAAAACAAAACATATTATTCTATCCCCGTACAGGACCCACCAACACTTACAGCCAATGAAGCAACCTATGACAATGCACCGCTGGATCAAATTGGTGTTCCCGAAGCCTGGGCAAAAGGATTAACAGGTGAAGGAATCAAGGTCGGGGTTATCGATACCGGTATCGATTATGAGCATCCGGATTTGAAAGCGGCTTACAAGGGTGGATATGACTCTTTTGAGCAGGATAACGATCCTTACGAGGAACCATTGCTTGATAAAGAGAACGACCCCTATGGCACAGGTTTTAGCGGAACAACACACGGTACTCACGTCTCCGGTACAATCGCTGGTCAAGCAGCGAATACGTCTTCGGAAATTGTGCAAAAAGGCATTGCCTATAAATCGGACTTATACGTTTATAAAGTGCTTGGACGCAATGCCAAGACGGGGCGCTCCTCCGGTTCCTCCGCACAGGTCATTGACGGTATTGAGCGCGCTGTCAAAGACGGCATGAACGTTATTAACCTGTCACTCGGCTCCGACTCTGAGAAAGACCCGAACTCTCCGGACTCCATTGCCATCAATAATGCCGTGCTTTCCGGCGTAGTTGCGGTCGTTGCGAACGGTAATGCTGCGCAGGAAGGCCCATATTTCTATTCGATGGGTTCCCCCGCAACATCCCAGTTGGCAATTTCCGTCGGTGCAGCAACTTCTCCGAGCCATAGCTACTCTAATAGAGCATCGGTTAATTTTTCTACCTATGGAAATGATGGGAAGCTTATGACAGTTACATCAGATACCTACTACAATCTTAACACGATGAGTTGGCAAACGTTTCATGAGGATTTCGCTTCTATTTTAGGGACAGAACCATTGGAATTAGTATATGCCAATTTGGGATATCCGGATGATTTCACTTCTAAAGATGTACAAGGTAAAGTTGTAATCGTTTCACGTGGCGCCCTGGGCTTCGTAGACAAAATCGCGAACGCACAACAAAATGGTGCGAAGGCTATTATTATTTTTAATGGTCAACCCAAATCTGACGACAGCACTCAAGCCAATCTGAACGAAGCTATCCCTGGTTACGACGGTTACATTAATTCAAATCAGGGTGATGGTGTGGATTACATCCCTACCTTTGACATGATAGGAAAGGAAGGCCGGGCGCTGGCAAGACAAATCATTGAAAGCCAAAACAGCAAACAGAAATTCTTTATCAGTTTTGGAAAAGATTATATTCGGACAGATAATGCAGGCAATACCATGGCCGCATTCAGCTCCCGCGGACCAAACGGAGATGAGCTGCTTAGTATCAAGCCGGATGTGAGCGCACCGGGTGTTGGCATTATGTCAACCTATCCTGCCTTCGCCAAGTTCTACCCGGATGCTTCTTATGAGCATGCTTACAAACGCAGCAACGGAACCAGTATGGCCTCTCCACATGTGGCCGGACTTGCTGTGCTGTTGAAGCAGCAGCATCCAAACTGGACACCTTTCGATATCCGTGCTGCTCTCGCAAACACTTCGGTTACACTTTTTAATGAGGATAAGATCCAATATGATGTGTATTCCCAAGGTGCAGGCCTTGTAAACATCGCGAATGCAATTCAGACGCCAGCCCTGCTGGAAACTGTCGAAAAGATTACGATTCTCGACAAAAACTTTAATCGGCAGGAGGTTGTGAATTACAATCCTTCCGCCAGCTTCGGGGTGATGCGACCAGGTAGTGATGCGAAGCAAATTCAGCTTCAGCTCAAAAATTTGTCCGCTAGCCCTGTAAAATATGAAGCCAGCTACATTTTGCATAAAAATGTAACCTCTGATCCCACGAAACCAATTGCTACACCTGACGTGAGCAACATTGCCGTGCAGCTGCAAGGTGTCGGCGCGAATGGCGCAATCTCGGCGGAACCAGGTAAATCCCAGCCATTCTTCCTGTCTGTACAACCCAATTCGGGAGCAGCCACAGGTGTATATGAAGGGGAAGTTATGCTGAAAAGCGCCGGACTGCCAACACTACATCTGCCATTCGTCGTTCATGTCGGCAAAGAAAATCCGGCAACAGGCTTCGGTTTGCAGGATCTGAGCATCAACAACCCGATTATTTATCCAAATCGAACAACTACTCAACGCTCAGCAGATCTTACTTTCCGCCTGACTACGGATAAAACGAACCAGATCGGACTTTATATATATGGTTTGGATGATAAGCTAATCGGTCAGATCAACGGAATTACAACTACCAAGGAGCAAGGAGCAAACGCCCGCCTCAAACAAGGCGCATACTCCTTCAATAATATCGATGGAAGCTACGTTGAATTTGATTCCAATGGAATGCCTGTTCTGGACGCTAGCGGTCAGCTCGCCATTCAGCATTTGAAGGACGGCGTGTACAAGCTGGAAGTAAGTGCTCCTGAACTGAATGCAAAAGGCGAAGTTGAGTCCAATACAAACGGCCCTAAATTCTTCACCGCTATGATATCTATCCGAGTGGATAATACTTCTTCCGGCAGTAGCGGCGGCGGAGGTGGTGGTGGTGGCGGCAGAAGCAATACGACACCTTCTGCTGCAGCCAACACATCCACTCCTGTCGCTACATCTGCTCCTTCACTTCAAACCGTAGTGAAGCAAGGACAGGCTGTCAAAGCTGTGACTACAGCCGTTGCGGTCAACAATAATGTACAATCGCTGACAGTAACCGATGCAGACTTGCAGGCTGCCGTCACGGCAGCAGGCTCCAGCCCAGCAGCTATCGTATTATCAGCTGCCAGCCAGGCGGGCCAAACAACCAAAGCAGCGCTCACTTCTGCACAACTGGCAACGCTGGGCAAAGCTCCGGCAGGAAGCAGCCTGATTGTCAGCCATACAGGTTCATCCCTGGCCTTGCCGATATCCGTTCTGAAAAATGCTCCTGCAGGTGCAGGCATTGAAGTGGTTATCAGCAGCCAGGCCCAGGATAGCAGCGCATTTACAGACAAGCTGAAAGGCTTGACCGTGATCGGTACACCGGTAGGGTTTGAAGCTAACGTTATTACTGGCGGCAAGAGTCAACCACTCAAAATTGCTCCAGGGCAGTTTATTACCCGTTCCTTTACCGTACCAGGACAAATTGAGCCGAGTACAGCCGGTGTGCTCTATACAGCGAACGGAAATATATATCCTGTTCCATCCGTCTTTACCAAGCAGGCAGATGGATCTACCGTTGTCAAGGTAAGCCGTCCGGGCTTCTCGACGTATGCGGCAGCGACGCGTCCTGTCAGCTTCGAAGACATTTCAACATCGTATGCCCAATCCGAAATTCAATCATTAGCGAACAAGCTGCTGATTAACGGTACAACCGATACAACTTTCTCACCGAAAAAAAACGTGACACGGGCAGAATTTGCAGCTCTGACAACCCGGGCACTTGGCCTGACACCAGGCACTGCTGCGCCATTCAGTGATATTCCTGCAGGCAGCTGGTATACCGGCGATGTGGCGGCCGCTTATGAAGCCGGATTGATTACAGGCCGCAACAGCGACAAGTTTGATCCGAACGCTAATATCAGTCGTCAGGAAATTGCTGTCATACTGGGTAAAGCTGTAGACCTGCTTCAAATTAAAGCCCCCGTCGATGGCCCTGCACGTACACCGTATCATGATGCTTCATCCTTTGCAGGCTATGCCAAGGACAGCATTGAAAAAGTGAGTGCAGCAGGTATTATCAACGGAGAAACGATTCAAAACTCCTCCTACTTCAAGCCGAATGCACCTACAACACGTGAGGCATCCGCCAAAGTGCTGCATGTGCTTTTACAAAAAGCTGCACTGATTAACTAA
- a CDS encoding glycosyltransferase family 2 protein: MSEQIRYSIVIPMYNEEAVITETYRRLKQVMGSMGEPYELIFVNDGSSDRSVQLIKEFSLRDDTIVLIDFSRNFGHQLAITAGMDYAVGEAVVVIDADLQDPPELIVEMASKWKEGYEVVYAKRLKRNGETRFKKWSASLFYRVLKASTDINIPVDTGDFRLMDRKVIDELKRLPENNRFVRGLVSWIGFKQTAVEYERDERLAGETKYPLKRMIKLSLDGITSFSIKPLKLAGYIGALLSMSGFLYLMYVLFLNFFTDSYVMKGWSSMISISLIFDGVILIILGIMGEYVGRIYDETKARPLYIVREHLGGQYENGPTHAKKAPEQRDSLYQGARDSLISAGRTVRGNSAVYPGPKSGHGA, translated from the coding sequence ATGAGTGAACAAATTCGTTATTCCATAGTTATACCGATGTACAACGAGGAAGCCGTCATTACTGAAACCTATCGGCGGCTAAAACAAGTCATGGGCTCGATGGGCGAGCCCTACGAGCTGATCTTCGTAAATGATGGGAGTTCGGACCGCAGCGTCCAGCTCATCAAGGAATTCAGTCTCAGAGATGACACCATTGTATTGATTGATTTTTCCCGCAATTTCGGTCATCAGCTGGCCATTACCGCCGGGATGGATTATGCGGTGGGAGAGGCGGTCGTCGTCATTGACGCCGATCTCCAGGACCCACCTGAGCTAATTGTTGAGATGGCTAGCAAATGGAAGGAAGGCTATGAGGTGGTCTACGCCAAACGGCTGAAACGCAATGGCGAAACTCGCTTCAAGAAATGGTCGGCCAGCCTCTTCTACCGTGTGCTCAAAGCCTCCACGGACATCAATATCCCGGTGGACACCGGGGACTTCCGCCTGATGGACCGCAAGGTTATAGATGAATTAAAGCGACTGCCGGAAAATAACCGATTTGTCCGTGGATTGGTCAGCTGGATCGGCTTCAAGCAAACTGCTGTTGAGTATGAGCGCGATGAGCGGCTCGCAGGCGAAACCAAGTATCCGCTGAAACGCATGATCAAGCTCAGCCTGGACGGGATCACATCCTTTTCGATTAAACCACTCAAGCTGGCGGGTTACATTGGAGCACTGCTGTCGATGTCCGGCTTCCTGTATCTGATGTACGTGTTATTCCTCAACTTTTTCACCGATTCCTACGTGATGAAGGGCTGGTCGTCCATGATTAGCATCAGCCTGATCTTTGACGGTGTAATCCTGATCATTCTCGGTATTATGGGTGAGTATGTAGGACGGATTTATGATGAGACCAAAGCCCGTCCGCTCTACATTGTACGTGAGCATCTGGGTGGACAATACGAAAACGGACCGACACATGCCAAGAAAGCTCCTGAACAACGTGACTCCCTGTATCAAGGAGCCCGAGACAGTCTGATTTCTGCCGGACGTACAGTACGCGGCAACAGTGCGGTATATCCCGGCCCCAAATCCGGTCATGGAGCATAA
- a CDS encoding response regulator transcription factor — MKPIHGVKIMLADDEPHILQFLELGLINEGYEVRTAENGSDAVDLAKEFRPHVAVLDVMMPEMNGFEVCQSLKETEDNIAVIMLTAKDDVDDRVKGLKLGADDYVVKPFSFNELLARIEARLRNQFPDLLGEVVHGPFQVDDRRKEIRYQGQVLELSPTEYELLKFLVLNHGIVLSKSRILDRVWGYDFGGEDNIVEVYIRSLREKLKDKEHRVIRTLRGVGYRVDLL, encoded by the coding sequence ATGAAACCAATACACGGAGTTAAAATTATGCTGGCCGACGATGAGCCTCATATTTTGCAATTTTTAGAGCTTGGACTAATTAATGAAGGATATGAAGTCAGAACCGCCGAGAATGGGAGTGATGCGGTTGATCTGGCAAAAGAGTTTCGTCCGCATGTAGCGGTACTGGATGTCATGATGCCTGAAATGAACGGTTTCGAGGTATGTCAAAGTCTCAAGGAGACGGAGGATAATATCGCGGTCATTATGCTGACAGCCAAGGATGATGTGGATGATCGGGTAAAAGGCTTAAAACTCGGCGCGGATGATTATGTTGTAAAGCCTTTTAGCTTTAATGAGCTGCTGGCTCGCATTGAAGCGCGTTTGCGCAACCAGTTTCCCGATCTGCTGGGAGAAGTGGTTCACGGACCCTTTCAAGTGGATGATCGCCGCAAGGAGATTCGCTATCAGGGTCAGGTGCTGGAGCTGTCGCCTACCGAATATGAGCTATTGAAGTTTCTGGTGCTGAACCACGGTATTGTTTTAAGTAAAAGCCGTATTCTGGACCGGGTGTGGGGGTACGATTTTGGGGGCGAGGATAATATCGTTGAAGTGTATATTCGCTCGTTGCGTGAAAAACTTAAAGACAAGGAGCATCGGGTCATTCGTACGCTGCGCGGTGTTGGATACCGTGTGGATCTGCTATGA
- a CDS encoding sensor histidine kinase, with protein MKAGGKHRSKYGLRSLRSQLLARTLLILALMLVLIGFLQYFLMKDFLYRSRADAMGTQLNSIPADLLIRDSQEQSGGVAPQGGNNRRDDRPGPFLFWPDMSLAAIGIDGTFRSLSSENGLNPPRLTTEQYQAMQQSKRMRHGYQLITDAQGNEQLVVFRPLGPPDRSSGLLQMGVSTTSMQEQLINQLRTFILLSLIALAIGLALMLPVLRRTLVPLSRMVEAVKRIDAGNLDERFDAEQGQYEVDRLAVSFNGMLERLEHSFAAERELQMQMRRFIADASHELRTPLTSIHGFLEVLLRGAAANPKQLQSALESMYGESKRMNKLVSDLLLLAKLDRTPELKLECISLDGLLLEMKPQLLMLAGTRKVVFDMTAGVRVLAEGDKIKQVVLNLFHNAVQHTDLENGVIHVNLSASKKLADIQIRDNGPGMSQEQLERIFERFYRGDESRTRSSGGAGLGLAITESIVEAHGGNITAESTLGVGSVFKVTLPLAGTV; from the coding sequence ATGAAGGCGGGGGGCAAACATCGGAGCAAATATGGACTCCGTTCTCTCCGGTCCCAGCTTTTAGCCAGAACATTGCTTATTTTGGCTCTGATGCTCGTATTGATCGGCTTTCTACAATATTTTCTGATGAAAGATTTTCTGTATCGGAGTCGTGCAGATGCTATGGGAACGCAGTTAAACTCCATTCCTGCTGATTTATTGATTAGGGACTCGCAAGAGCAGAGTGGGGGTGTTGCTCCCCAGGGAGGAAACAATCGAAGGGATGATCGACCGGGGCCGTTCCTGTTTTGGCCGGATATGTCGCTCGCAGCTATAGGCATAGATGGAACCTTCCGGAGCTTGTCCAGTGAAAACGGACTTAACCCACCGCGTCTCACCACTGAGCAGTATCAAGCGATGCAGCAGAGCAAGCGCATGCGTCATGGCTATCAATTGATCACGGATGCTCAAGGGAATGAGCAACTGGTTGTGTTCCGCCCGCTTGGCCCGCCTGACCGCTCGTCAGGTTTGCTTCAAATGGGCGTATCCACGACTTCCATGCAAGAGCAGCTGATTAATCAGCTCCGTACCTTTATTTTATTGTCTCTGATTGCGCTTGCGATTGGTCTGGCCCTCATGCTTCCTGTGCTGCGCCGTACGTTGGTGCCCCTTTCGCGGATGGTTGAGGCGGTCAAACGTATTGATGCCGGGAATCTGGACGAGCGTTTTGACGCCGAGCAGGGCCAGTATGAAGTGGATCGGTTGGCGGTTTCATTTAATGGAATGCTGGAACGGCTGGAGCATTCATTTGCTGCAGAGCGGGAGTTGCAGATGCAGATGAGACGATTCATAGCGGATGCTTCTCATGAGCTACGAACCCCGCTCACGTCGATCCACGGCTTTTTGGAGGTATTGCTTCGCGGGGCGGCAGCCAATCCCAAGCAGCTTCAGTCCGCACTAGAAAGTATGTATGGAGAATCCAAGCGGATGAATAAACTTGTCTCCGACTTGCTGTTGCTGGCTAAGCTGGACCGAACGCCGGAGTTGAAGCTGGAATGCATATCGCTGGATGGGTTGCTGCTGGAAATGAAACCACAGCTTCTCATGCTGGCAGGCACGCGTAAGGTGGTTTTTGATATGACGGCAGGTGTACGGGTGCTGGCAGAGGGGGATAAAATCAAGCAGGTGGTGCTCAATCTGTTCCACAATGCTGTTCAGCATACGGACCTGGAGAACGGTGTGATCCATGTGAATTTGTCCGCCAGCAAGAAGTTGGCGGATATCCAAATTCGTGATAACGGACCAGGCATGAGTCAAGAACAGCTGGAGCGGATATTTGAGCGATTTTATCGTGGAGATGAATCACGTACACGCAGCTCGGGCGGAGCGGGGCTTGGCTTGGCTATTACAGAGTCTATCGTGGAAGCGCACGGCGGAAACATCACAGCCGAAAGTACACTGGGAGTCGGTAGTGTATTCAAAGTAACGCTGCCTTTAGCAGGAACGGTATAG